The Pogona vitticeps strain Pit_001003342236 chromosome 6, PviZW2.1, whole genome shotgun sequence genome contains a region encoding:
- the PLEKHM1 gene encoding pleckstrin homology domain-containing family M member 1 isoform X2 — MNSNHTAENGCRAKEVIQLIKKHLVNSIKALQKHYVTSDALVTSDDGDANTLCCALEAVFVHGLKAKHIKAETGAKGRKLWGRVPLPQPAFWTLLKSITHRNIISELEHLDFINTDVGRCRAWLRLALNDGLMECYLKLLVHEKAHLSEYYRSPALLLDTEEVEFLLSYLQGLSSLAFDLSYKSAVLNEWTITPLSLSGLCPALELLDPSMGLEPRRKESLESLSQSSGSDEVETHPALLPLGRSRPASRLATSNLSISTASSSQLSSSLGSDGLLPGMSVCTQSPDRGEEPTSDDSGLDTAMAKDLDQSLQEVLAEFSRAQRRSESVGITKQGHAVVEPSPPQHPCPAAPFCTARISCLTTVEHSDDAKPTPATAEPQLPSTANPPKAEEMAGAKIQDASMPIVTEEVANDSSTHHIIKEEAKDRTSHIHGQEGGQILSPVSPGICPKTSWITEDDFSLPSPPPFVEMGKSLLTPCSPSSEKAAVDQPSIPSGAIEQGGPPASSSEAGKPMLSPERESKGFRVIHRRQIGLSNPFRGLLKLGTLERRGGMGIWKEFFCELSPLELRLYVDSEERVCVESCSLLRCESVGQVHSDGRFDLVFSGRRLCLRAASQDEAEDWLERLHEALKKCRPQQEEDWETLGWPEVMEDFEGNSASGSPGNTSALLQYSGTGPNGLDWSCTLAPELDAVKESVLYLETERTWSPFIFSLSLEALKCFKARNREKTLSNSYGVETIQDILPDVSLGGPAFFKIITSKAVLKLQAENAEEAADWRDLVRRVLMSYLETAEEALTLGGNLDGNSQVALKNTVKENGFLLQYLVAIPMEKGLDCQSFICAGCSRQIGFSFPKPKLCSFTGQYYCETCHQDDESVIPSRLIHNWDLALHPGALSSNHVS; from the exons ATGAATTCCAATCACACTGCTGAGAATGGATGCCGGGCAAAGGAGGTTATCCAG TTGATTAAGAAGCATCTGGTGAATTCCATCAAGGCCTTGCAGAAGCATTATGTGACCTCTGATGCACTTGTAACCAGCGATGATGGGGATGCCAACACCCTCTGCTGTGCACTGGAGGCAGTGTTTGTGCATGGGTTGAAGGCCAAGCACATCAAGGCAGAGACTGGCGCAAAAGGCAGGAAACTTTGGGGGCGCGTACCCCTTCCCCAGCCAGCATTTTGGACCCTGCTAAAATCCATCACACACAG GAACATCATTTCTGAGCTGGAGCACTTGGACTTCATCAACACTGACGTGGGCCGCTGCCGTGCATGGCTGAGGCTGGCATTGAATGACGGCTTGATGGAGTGCTACCTGAAACTCTTGGTCCATGAAAAAGCCCACCTGTCTGAGTATTACCGTTCTCCTGCTCTGCTACTGGACACTGAAGAGGTTGAGTTCCTCCTCAGTTACCTGCAGGGCTTGTCTTCCCTGGCCTTTGACCTCTCCTACAAGTCAGCAGTTTTGAATGAATGGACCATCACACCATTATCCTTGTCTGGACTGTGCCCGGCCTTGGAGCTGTTGGACCCCTCAATGGGTTTAGAACCCCGGAGGAAAGAgtcgctggaatccctctcacaGTCTTCTGGCTCAGATGAGGTTGAAACTCACCCTGCTCTCTTGCCTCTTGGTAGAAGTCGACCAGCCAGCAGACTTGCAACTTCCAACCTGAGCATCAGTACGGCGAGTTCCTCACAGCTGTCTTCTAGCCTGGGGTCTGATGGCCTCCTCCCTGGGATGTCTGTCTGCACCCAGAGCCCTGATAGAGGAGAAGAACCAACTTCAGATGATTCTGGACTTGACACAGCAATGGCAAAAGACTTGGATCAGTCCCTCCAAGA GGTTTTAGCAGAATTCAGCAGAGCACAGAGAAGATCAGAATCTGTCGGAATTACTAAACAAGGTCATGCTGTAGTAGAGCCTTCCCCACCACAGCATCCTTGTCCTGCTGCTCCTTTCTGCACTGCACGGATTTCTTGTCTCACGACAGTGGAACACTCTGACGATGCTAAACCAACTCCTGCCACAGCAGAACCTCAGCTTCCCAGTACAGCCAACCCACCTAAAGCGGAAGAAATGGCTGGTGCCAAGATTCAAGATGCCTCCATGCCAATAGTCACTGAAGAAGTAGCAAATGATTCCTCAACTCATCACATCATCAAGGAAGAAGCGAAAGACAGAACCAGCCATATTCATGGCCAGGAAGGAGGCCAGATTCTCTCACCAGTTTCACCAGGGATCTGTCCG AAAACCAGCTGGATTACCGAAGATGATTTTtccttgccttctcctcctccttttgtggAGATGGGGAAAAGCCTTCTCACTCCGTGCAGTCCCTCATCAGAGAAGGCTGCTGTTGACCAGCCATCAATCCCAAGCGGTGCCATAGAGCAGGGTGGGCCCCCTGCATCCTCCTCAGAGGCTGGTAAACCCATGTTGTCCCCAGAGAGGGAATCAAAGGGCTTCAGGGTCATTCACCGGAGACAGATAG GCCTTTCCAACCCCTTCCGTGGTTTGCTGAAATTGGGAACACTGGAACGGCGAGGGGGCATGGGGATCTGGAAGGAGTTTTTCTGTGAGCTCTCTCCTTTAGAGCTGCGCCTCTACGTGGACAGCGAGGAGCGAGTGTGTGTGGAGAGCTGCTCCCTGTTGAGGTGTGAGTCCGTGGGGCAGGTACACAGTGACGGGCGCTTCGACCTGGTTTTTTCAGGCCGAAGGCTTTGCCTGCGGGCTGCATCTCAAGATGAGGCAGAGGACTGGCTTGAACGGCTCCATGAGGCCCTGAAGAAGTGTCGTCCTCAACAGGAGGAAGACTGGGAGACTCTGGGGTGGCCTGAAGTCATGGAGGATTTTGAGGGAAACTCTGCCAGTGGATCACCTGGCAATACTTCTGCCCTCCTGCAGTACAGTGGGACTGGCCCAAATGGCCTGGACTGGAGTTGTACTTTGGCTCCCGAGTTGGATGCAGTCAAAGAGTCTGTCCTGTACTTGGAGACCGAGAGGACATGGTCCCCTTTTATCTTCTCTTTGTCCTTGGAAGCCTTGAAGTGCTTCAAGGCCAGGAACAGGGAAAAAACCTTGAGCAACAGCTATGGGGTGGAGACCATCCAAGACATCCTCCCAGATGTGAGCCTGGGAGGGCCAGCCTTCTTCAAAATCATCACCTCTAAAGCGGTGCTGAAGCTGCAGGCCGAGAATGCCGAGGAAGCAGCTGACTGGCGCGACCTGGTCCGCCGGGTGCTTATGTCCTACCTGGAAACGGCCGAGGAGGCTCTGACTCTTGGAGGCAACCTGGATGGGAACTCGCAGGTTGCCCTGAAGAATACTGTCAAGGAGAATGGGTTCCTCTTGCAGTACCTGGTTGCTATCCCTATGGAGAAAGGGCTGGACTGTCAGAGCTTCATCTGTGCAG